From one Lycium ferocissimum isolate CSIRO_LF1 chromosome 5, AGI_CSIRO_Lferr_CH_V1, whole genome shotgun sequence genomic stretch:
- the LOC132055615 gene encoding F-box/LRR-repeat protein 3-like → MAQECKDLPEECWELIFNRLHRQSDLESVSLVCKQFLAITNRIRLHLSLIHYGTLSKLIHRFPNLNSIDLSDFQRDLSDFHGDFDLLLFNLANCFSNLRQLDISNHQKLPVVGLKELKGLRVLKCSNLSFLRDTDLYVIADSFPFLEELDISYPGYGVTDFGIEASSFYLRNLRKINISGNYGITDRSLVALSMNCLNLQAIQVEGTSVTLEGTLSIQRACASLSWISVSKIHSGFKGLATSSRSLQTLEVSDSMVTDESLFLLATASLPLSRLSLTKCTNFTLRGISFLLSVYRTLKCLSLVNVKFLTDESMNDLSQYLQSLVTIDLGGCVKLTIYTFFTLARNCPSIEDVNMENTSIGMKRDPFPYGVKKPRIRSVCLAHNPHLNDDSLTKVALLCPNMESLNLYRCRSVTEAGIAFALEVCNHIRNLGFGRCQLIKNIGRGAELPNLEVINAAGSALSDEGLAMIGSRCSRLLKLNLDNCEEVTAEGIQAMVQNCKSLREVNLAEECLRFVRA, encoded by the coding sequence ATGGCGCAAGAATGCAAAGATTTGCCTGAAGAATGTTGGGAACTGATATTCAATCGTCTCCATCGCCAATCAGACTTGGAATCAGTTTCTTTGGTATGCAAACAGTTTCTTGCTATCACCAACCGTATACGCCTCCATTTGTCTTTAATACACTACGGTACCCTATCTAAACTCATTCACCGATTTCCCAATCTTAATTCCATTGATCTTAGTGATTTCCAACGCGATCTTAGTGATTTCCATGGTGATTTTGATCTCCTTCTTTTTAACCTTGCCAATTGTTTTTCCAATCTACGACAACTTGATATCTCGAATCACCAGAAATTACCCGTTGTGGgattgaaggaattaaagggtTTGAGGGTTTTGAAATGTAGTAATCTCTCTTTTTTACGTGACACTGATTTGTATGTTATAGCTGATTCGTTTCCGTTTTTGGAAGAGCTTGATATTAGCTATCCAGGTTATGGCGTGACtgattttgggattgaggcTTCATCCTTTTATTTGAGGAATTTGCGTAAGATCAATATTTCTGGGAATTATGGTATTACTGATAGGTCCCTTGTTGCTCTGtctatgaattgtttgaatttaCAAGCCATTCAGGTGGAGGGCACTTCGGTAACTTTGGAAGGAACCCTTTCTATACAGCGTGCTTGTGCTTCTTTGAGTTGGATTTCAGTGTCCAAGATTCACAGTGGTTTTAAAGGTTTGGCTACTTCTAGCCGATCTTTACAAACACTTGAAGTTTCTGACTCGATGGTTACGGATGAATCACTCTTCTTGTTGGCCACAGCTTCTCTCCCGTTATCTAGGCTTTCACTTACTAAGTGTACAAATTTCACATTGCGGGGTATCTCTTTTCTTCTGAGTGTGTATCGGACGCTTAAATGCTTATCTCTGGTTAAtgtaaaatttttgactgatgAGTCTATGAATGATTTATCTCAATATCTACAAAGTCTTGTTACCATTGATCTCGGGGGTTGTGTGAAATTGACCATTTATACGTTCTTCACGCTTGCAAGAAATTGCCCTTCAATAGAAGATGTTAACATGGAAAATACTAGTATTGGGATGAAAAGGGATCCTTTTCCTTATGGTGTGAAGAAACCAAGAATCAGGTCTGTTTGTTTGGCACATAACCCGCACCTGAATGATGACTCTCTCACAAAAGTTGCTTTATTGTGCCCCAACATGGAGAGTCTTAATTTGTACAGATGTAGAAGTGTTACAGAGGCAGGTATTGCTTTTGCTCTTGAGGTGTGCAATCATATCAGGAACTTGGGATTTGGTAGATGTCAATTGATTAAAAATATAGGAAGAGGCGCTGAACTGCCTAATCTTGAGGTAATCAATGCAGCTGGTTCAGCATTAAGTGATGAAGGCCTGGCCATGATTGGGAGCAGATGTTCTCGCCTATTGAAGTTAAACTTGGATAACTGTGAAGAAGTGACAGCAGAGGGCATACAGGCAATGGTACAAAATTGTAAGTCATTGAGAGAGGTAAACTTGGCGGAGGAGTGTCTTCGTTTTGTGAGAGCTTGA